The Octadecabacter arcticus 238 genome contains a region encoding:
- a CDS encoding Y-family DNA polymerase: protein MTRPIAISDSANFYVSAERIFDPSLKDVPVIVLSNNDGCAVARSDEAKALGIKMGEPLHLIRDKIEAHGVRVFSSNYTLYGDISRRVVEVYEDYTPNVEIYSIDECFLDFSGFKDRIIHARAMRSDVLRRVGVPVRVGIASTKTLAKCANDIAKKNPIFAGVLDIMDPTLSSWLLPLVPVGDIWGIGRKTAAKLKGIGVGTAAELRDMPLRQARALGTVVLERTVLELQGESCIAFDDVEPQRKGMAVTRSSGVPMKDFDTLFQAITAHATRAAEKLRQHGLVAGTLTVFFHTNRHRSDRPQYAGSRSTRLTPMSSDTFELVGAAKRCAIAAWPKGNTQAYGFTKAGIMLDDLLPLEDRPRTLFDVPKGSPALMKAFDAVNTRFGKKALVLGSEGMTRSWQLRANYRSPRYTTRISDLPVVR, encoded by the coding sequence GTGACGCGGCCTATCGCGATCAGCGACAGCGCAAACTTCTATGTCAGCGCAGAGAGGATCTTTGACCCGAGCCTGAAAGACGTGCCAGTGATCGTTCTGTCCAACAACGATGGCTGCGCCGTCGCGCGCAGTGACGAGGCTAAGGCGCTGGGTATCAAGATGGGTGAACCTTTGCACCTTATCCGCGACAAGATCGAAGCGCATGGCGTGCGAGTGTTTTCATCCAACTACACGCTCTATGGGGATATCAGTCGCCGCGTGGTCGAGGTCTATGAAGACTATACGCCGAACGTTGAGATTTACTCGATTGATGAATGCTTTCTGGATTTTAGTGGTTTCAAGGATCGCATCATTCACGCAAGGGCAATGCGGAGCGATGTGCTGCGCCGCGTGGGTGTGCCAGTGCGGGTTGGGATTGCATCGACCAAGACGCTTGCCAAATGCGCCAACGATATAGCTAAGAAGAACCCGATCTTTGCAGGCGTGCTCGATATAATGGATCCGACACTGAGTTCTTGGTTGTTACCACTTGTGCCGGTTGGGGACATCTGGGGGATTGGCCGGAAGACCGCAGCAAAACTAAAAGGGATAGGCGTTGGCACCGCGGCAGAATTGCGTGACATGCCACTGCGCCAGGCACGCGCGCTGGGCACAGTCGTTCTAGAACGCACGGTTCTAGAGCTCCAAGGCGAGTCCTGCATCGCGTTTGATGATGTGGAGCCTCAGCGAAAGGGCATGGCTGTCACACGTTCCTCCGGCGTGCCAATGAAGGACTTCGACACATTGTTCCAAGCGATCACGGCTCATGCGACGCGGGCCGCAGAAAAGCTCCGACAACACGGGTTGGTGGCCGGGACGCTGACTGTGTTCTTTCACACGAACCGACACCGCTCTGATCGGCCGCAATATGCAGGATCGCGCTCAACTCGCCTAACCCCAATGTCCTCTGACACGTTCGAGCTGGTCGGGGCTGCCAAACGGTGTGCCATCGCAGCCTGGCCAAAGGGTAATACCCAGGCATACGGCTTTACCAAGGCAGGAATTATGCTGGATGATCTACTGCCACTTGAAGATCGACCAAGGACTCTCTTCGATGTGCCGAAGGGGTCGCCAGCATTGATGAAGGCGTTTGACGCCGTGAACACTCGGTTCGGCAAGAAGGCCTTGGTTCTTGGGAGTGAGGGCATGACGCGCTCCTGGCAGTTACGTGCAAATTACCGCAGCCCGCGCTACACAACGCGGATCTCCGATCTTCCGGTGGTGAGGTGA
- a CDS encoding LexA family protein encodes MPVYPIEIPVVAEGQIVPILLARASAGFPSPAGDDLEDEIDPIAWVVRHPSSTFWWRVEGDCLWDVGIRDGDIIAVDRAGKRRLGRAVLAVVEGAVTAKILRKRNGNFYLAPANTREAFPDIELNEDSEIWGVIAGVVRRYDVA; translated from the coding sequence ATGCCCGTCTATCCGATCGAAATTCCCGTCGTTGCAGAGGGTCAGATTGTCCCAATTCTGCTGGCACGTGCCAGCGCCGGCTTTCCATCGCCAGCAGGGGATGACCTTGAGGATGAGATTGACCCGATTGCTTGGGTCGTGCGGCATCCTTCGTCGACGTTCTGGTGGCGGGTTGAGGGTGACTGTCTCTGGGATGTCGGGATTCGCGATGGCGACATCATCGCCGTTGATCGTGCAGGTAAGCGGCGCTTGGGTCGCGCAGTGCTTGCGGTCGTTGAGGGTGCGGTGACAGCGAAGATCCTGCGCAAGCGCAATGGTAATTTCTATCTGGCTCCAGCCAATACCCGCGAGGCCTTTCCTGACATTGAGCTGAACGAGGACAGCGAGATCTGGGGTGTGATCGCCGGGGTGGTGCGGCGGTATGATGTCGCGTGA
- a CDS encoding site-specific DNA-methyltransferase yields the protein MDLVFAPSEIETWPIDRLRPYARNAKIHGTDQVAKIAASMAKFGWTVPCMVADDGELIAGHGRVLAATMLGLTDVPVIRLGHLDEAERRAYRIADNKLTELGDWDEAMLRDEIAGLLAEDFDLSLLGITDEDLDALLQDPDALGADGSVEGEDDVPGVPETPVSVPGDLWQLGSHRLICGDSTSADVVGRLLGDEKPLLMVTDPPYGVQYDPGWRNKAGAAKTKRTGKVLNDDRADWREAWALFPGDVAYVWHGALHAATVADSLIASGFNIRSQIIWAKDRLVLSRGDYHWQHEPCWYAVRAKGKGHWAGDRKQTTLWQIANKDQDADTVHGTQKPVECMRRPILNNSSPGQAVFEPFMGSGTTLIAAETTARVCYGIELNPAYVDVVIERWQAFTGKDALLVETGESFATLKSERLAA from the coding sequence ATGGACCTTGTCTTCGCGCCAAGCGAGATCGAGACGTGGCCGATTGACCGGCTGCGCCCTTATGCCCGCAATGCCAAGATCCACGGCACCGATCAGGTGGCCAAGATCGCGGCCAGCATGGCCAAGTTCGGCTGGACCGTGCCCTGCATGGTCGCCGACGATGGCGAGCTGATCGCCGGACATGGCCGGGTGCTGGCAGCGACGATGCTGGGGCTGACTGATGTGCCGGTCATTCGGCTGGGTCACCTCGATGAAGCTGAACGGCGGGCCTACCGGATCGCCGACAACAAGCTGACCGAGCTGGGCGACTGGGACGAAGCCATGCTGCGCGACGAGATCGCGGGGCTGCTGGCTGAAGATTTTGACCTGTCGCTACTGGGTATTACTGACGAAGATCTCGACGCCTTGCTGCAAGACCCCGATGCGCTGGGCGCTGATGGTTCGGTCGAGGGCGAGGATGACGTTCCGGGTGTACCGGAGACGCCTGTCTCGGTTCCAGGTGATCTCTGGCAGCTCGGGTCGCACCGGCTGATCTGTGGTGACAGCACCAGTGCCGATGTGGTCGGGCGGTTGCTTGGCGATGAAAAACCGCTGCTGATGGTCACCGACCCGCCCTACGGTGTGCAATACGATCCTGGCTGGCGCAACAAGGCGGGTGCGGCCAAGACCAAGCGCACCGGCAAGGTGCTGAACGATGACCGCGCGGACTGGCGGGAGGCCTGGGCGCTGTTTCCTGGCGATGTTGCCTATGTCTGGCACGGCGCGCTACATGCGGCGACCGTGGCCGACAGCCTGATCGCCTCGGGCTTCAACATCCGCTCGCAGATTATCTGGGCCAAGGACCGGCTGGTACTGAGCCGCGGTGATTATCACTGGCAGCATGAGCCTTGCTGGTATGCCGTGCGCGCCAAGGGCAAAGGCCACTGGGCGGGTGATCGCAAACAGACCACGTTGTGGCAGATCGCAAACAAGGATCAGGATGCTGACACCGTGCATGGTACGCAAAAGCCTGTGGAATGCATGCGCCGCCCGATCTTGAACAACTCCAGCCCAGGTCAGGCGGTGTTCGAGCCTTTCATGGGATCTGGCACCACGCTCATCGCGGCGGAAACCACAGCGCGTGTCTGTTACGGGATTGAGCTCAACCCGGCCTATGTCGATGTGGTCATCGAGCGATGGCAGGCTTTTACCGGCAAGGACGCCCTTCTTGTGGAAACCGGTGAGAGCTTTGCCACCCTCAAATCAGAGAGGCTGGCGGCATGA
- a CDS encoding phage head-tail joining protein, with product MTLDDLKSRHSALLVARYSGTRSVSYDGKTVTYGTDAELAAAISDIERRIAKAERGTGRILRPYTVKDL from the coding sequence ATGACCCTCGATGACCTCAAATCCCGCCACAGTGCGCTGCTGGTCGCGCGTTATAGCGGCACGCGGTCTGTCAGCTATGACGGCAAGACAGTCACTTATGGCACCGATGCCGAACTGGCGGCTGCGATCAGTGATATCGAGCGCCGGATTGCAAAAGCCGAACGCGGCACTGGGCGCATCTTGCGACCCTATACTGTGAAGGATCTATGA
- a CDS encoding phage portal protein, translating into MNWRQRLGAFVGGFDAGQHHRRLRGFRATRAHVNALIAASGPDITARARWLVRNNGYAVNAVESWAANTVGDGIKPISKIGDAVRKEELQRLWLAWTDEADAEGLTDFYGLQRRAAREVFIAGEVFFRIRMRRPGDGLTVPLQLQMLPSEMLPLEQTGVAANGNAIRQGIEFDRIGRRVAYHFLRRHPGDSTDPGLSGELVRVPASEVIHVIDPVEGGQLRGVSKLAPAIVKLFLLDQYDDAELDRKKVAAMYAMFVTSPAPENPLAPAEEDEGPGGVEISPGQVVRLDPGEDVTVGQPADSGATYEPFQYRTLLQISAALGIPYPYLANDMVKGNFSNSRLALIEFRRRVSAWQHSVMAYQLCRPVYARWMDAAVLSGALNLPGFEADRSRLLAADWLPTKWDWVDPLKDANAEIAQIEAGLKSRSQAIAERGYDAEQVDREIAAERARERALGLDFRRPGSPAQGVQAVPVGDADDNDETDTTDDAADRTRTEEDQL; encoded by the coding sequence ATGAACTGGCGGCAGCGGCTCGGCGCATTTGTCGGCGGCTTTGATGCAGGTCAGCATCATCGGCGCCTGCGCGGGTTCCGCGCGACGCGCGCCCATGTGAATGCGCTGATTGCAGCGTCAGGTCCGGATATCACGGCCCGTGCCCGCTGGCTGGTGCGCAACAATGGCTATGCGGTGAACGCCGTGGAGAGCTGGGCTGCCAATACTGTGGGCGACGGCATCAAACCAATCTCGAAGATTGGTGACGCTGTGCGCAAGGAAGAGCTGCAGCGGCTTTGGCTGGCCTGGACCGACGAGGCAGATGCCGAGGGGCTGACGGATTTCTACGGGCTGCAGCGCCGCGCCGCGCGCGAGGTGTTTATCGCAGGCGAGGTGTTCTTCCGGATCCGGATGCGGCGCCCGGGTGACGGGCTGACCGTGCCCCTGCAACTCCAAATGCTGCCATCGGAAATGTTGCCGCTGGAGCAGACGGGCGTTGCAGCCAACGGCAATGCGATCCGCCAGGGCATCGAGTTTGACCGGATTGGACGGCGCGTCGCCTATCATTTCCTGCGCCGACACCCCGGCGACAGCACCGATCCCGGGCTGTCTGGCGAACTGGTACGCGTGCCCGCATCGGAAGTGATCCATGTGATTGACCCGGTCGAGGGTGGCCAGCTGCGCGGCGTGTCAAAACTCGCCCCCGCCATCGTGAAGCTGTTTCTGCTCGACCAATACGACGACGCCGAACTCGATCGCAAAAAGGTCGCGGCAATGTACGCGATGTTCGTCACCTCTCCCGCGCCGGAAAACCCGCTGGCACCAGCAGAGGAGGATGAGGGTCCTGGCGGGGTTGAGATCAGCCCTGGTCAGGTTGTGCGGCTTGATCCAGGCGAGGACGTCACGGTCGGCCAGCCTGCGGACAGCGGCGCGACATACGAGCCGTTCCAGTATCGCACATTGCTGCAGATCTCGGCCGCTTTGGGCATTCCCTATCCGTATCTGGCCAATGATATGGTGAAGGGCAACTTCTCGAACTCGCGGCTTGCCCTGATCGAGTTCCGCCGCCGTGTCTCGGCCTGGCAACATTCTGTCATGGCCTACCAGCTGTGCCGACCCGTTTATGCGCGCTGGATGGATGCAGCGGTGCTGTCGGGCGCACTGAACCTGCCCGGCTTCGAGGCCGACCGGTCGCGGCTGCTGGCCGCCGATTGGCTGCCCACCAAATGGGACTGGGTCGATCCGCTCAAAGACGCCAATGCCGAGATCGCCCAGATCGAAGCGGGCCTGAAATCACGCAGCCAGGCCATTGCCGAGCGCGGCTATGACGCCGAGCAGGTTGATCGCGAGATTGCGGCCGAACGGGCGCGCGAGCGTGCTCTGGGCCTCGACTTCCGTCGTCCGGGGTCGCCCGCGCAGGGGGTGCAGGCGGTGCCGGTTGGCGACGCTGACGACAACGACGAAACCGACACAACCGATGACGCGGCAGATCGCACCCGCACTGAAGAGGACCAGCTCTGA
- a CDS encoding phage terminase large subunit family protein: MSESNSPPWPTSGSRLNDDGNAHDLTDDNLTADLDLGFDGAENILRVWRSGMRPDPDLTVSQWADAHRKLSSRASAEPGQYRTARTPYLRAIMDALSPNHPAQRISFMKAAQVGATEAGNNWIGFVIHHAPGPMLAVLPTLEMAKRTSRGRIDPLIEDSPALKEKVQPARSRDAGNSMLSKEFPGGILVLTGANSATGLRSMPARYVFLDEVDAYPASADEEGDPVTLAEARTTTFAHRRKVFMVSTPTIRGLSRIEREFEASDQRRYFVPCPHCSHMQWLEFERLRWEKGQPETAMYTCEGCEKPIAEHHKTDLLARGEWRATALSDNPHAIGFHLSALYSPIGWKSWEQIARDWLAAQGSDEMLRAARNTLLGETWVESGEAPEWQRLADRRTAFPAQIPAGGLFLSAGADVQKDRIEVDVWAWGRGLQSWLVDHIVIPGGPDDPACWDKLTSLLGQTWVHEHGAVMPLAKLAIDTGYETAAVYAWSRKQGIAQVAPVKGLEGFNRATPVSGPTFVDATVNGRKLKRGARLWTVATATFKAETYRYLRIERPSDEDRALGVADPAGMIHLPDWADSEWLKQLVAEQLVTIRNKRGYAHQEWQKLRERNEALDTRVYARAAAWILGADRFDERMWRQLEKQAGVETVVTVAQPETDKATEPQAGRITAPRRRGWKISTPKYME; the protein is encoded by the coding sequence ATGTCAGAGAGCAACTCACCGCCCTGGCCGACCTCAGGGTCTCGCTTGAATGATGACGGCAACGCACACGACCTGACCGACGACAACCTAACAGCAGATCTCGACCTCGGCTTTGACGGCGCCGAGAACATCCTGCGTGTGTGGCGCAGCGGCATGCGGCCGGACCCGGACCTGACCGTGTCGCAATGGGCGGATGCGCACCGCAAGCTCTCTTCTCGGGCCTCGGCTGAACCCGGCCAATATCGCACAGCGCGCACGCCGTATCTGCGCGCCATCATGGATGCACTGTCGCCAAACCATCCGGCTCAACGGATCTCGTTCATGAAGGCCGCGCAGGTTGGGGCGACGGAGGCAGGGAATAATTGGATCGGGTTCGTGATCCATCACGCGCCAGGACCCATGCTGGCCGTGCTGCCCACGTTGGAGATGGCCAAGCGCACCTCACGCGGCCGGATCGACCCGCTGATCGAGGATAGCCCGGCACTCAAAGAGAAAGTCCAGCCCGCCCGGTCACGGGATGCCGGAAATTCCATGCTGTCAAAGGAATTCCCCGGCGGCATTCTGGTGCTGACGGGGGCGAACAGCGCGACGGGTTTGCGCTCGATGCCGGCACGTTATGTGTTTCTGGATGAAGTCGATGCCTATCCGGCCTCGGCCGATGAGGAAGGCGATCCGGTCACGCTGGCCGAGGCGCGCACCACGACCTTCGCGCACAGGCGCAAGGTCTTCATGGTCTCGACGCCAACGATCCGCGGCCTGAGCCGCATTGAGCGAGAGTTCGAGGCCAGCGACCAGCGGCGCTACTTTGTCCCCTGCCCACATTGCAGCCATATGCAGTGGCTAGAGTTCGAGCGGCTGCGCTGGGAAAAGGGGCAGCCGGAAACAGCGATGTACACCTGCGAAGGGTGCGAGAAGCCCATCGCCGAGCACCACAAGACCGACCTGCTAGCGCGTGGTGAATGGCGGGCAACGGCTTTGTCAGACAACCCACATGCCATCGGGTTCCACCTCTCGGCGCTCTATTCGCCAATCGGCTGGAAAAGCTGGGAACAGATCGCACGGGACTGGCTGGCAGCTCAAGGCTCCGACGAGATGCTGCGCGCGGCGCGCAACACATTGCTGGGTGAGACCTGGGTTGAAAGCGGCGAAGCCCCGGAATGGCAGCGTTTGGCCGACCGGCGGACTGCCTTCCCCGCGCAGATCCCCGCAGGCGGGCTGTTCCTGTCTGCCGGTGCGGACGTGCAGAAAGACCGCATCGAGGTCGATGTCTGGGCTTGGGGTCGCGGGCTGCAAAGCTGGCTCGTCGATCACATCGTCATTCCGGGCGGACCGGACGATCCGGCGTGCTGGGACAAGCTGACATCGCTCTTGGGGCAAACTTGGGTGCATGAGCATGGCGCGGTGATGCCGCTGGCCAAACTGGCCATTGATACCGGCTATGAAACCGCCGCCGTTTACGCCTGGTCGCGCAAGCAAGGCATCGCACAAGTAGCACCCGTGAAGGGCCTGGAAGGGTTCAACCGGGCAACGCCGGTGTCGGGGCCAACCTTTGTCGATGCCACCGTAAATGGTCGCAAGCTCAAACGCGGCGCGCGGCTCTGGACTGTGGCCACCGCCACCTTCAAAGCAGAGACATATCGCTATCTGCGGATCGAACGGCCCAGTGACGAAGATCGTGCACTGGGCGTCGCCGATCCAGCTGGCATGATCCATCTGCCGGACTGGGCAGACAGCGAATGGCTCAAGCAGCTGGTCGCCGAGCAACTGGTCACGATCCGCAACAAGCGCGGCTACGCCCACCAGGAATGGCAAAAGCTGCGCGAACGCAACGAGGCCCTCGACACGCGGGTCTATGCCCGCGCAGCCGCCTGGATCCTTGGCGCAGACCGCTTTGACGAGCGGATGTGGCGACAGTTGGAGAAACAGGCGGGGGTCGAGACGGTTGTGACCGTGGCACAGCCCGAGACTGACAAAGCGACGGAGCCGCAAGCCGGGCGCATCACCGCACCGCGGCGGCGCGGCTGGAAGATCAGCACGCCCAAATACATGGAATGA
- a CDS encoding peroxiredoxin-like family protein — MIIPRQQTPTLSLPLVGGDHFDLSKETPDFATLVVAYRGLHCPICASYLAELDRMTPDFVASGVTTLAVSMDGQEKAQAMADKIEAQHLRIAYDLPVEAARNWGLYISLSIREAEPAVFSEPGIFLVKPDQTLFYLSVQTMPFARPQPSDILGAVNFAIKANYPARGDYVADLQYDN; from the coding sequence ATGATTATTCCCCGCCAACAAACCCCCACTCTTTCGCTGCCACTTGTTGGGGGTGATCATTTCGATCTTTCTAAGGAAACCCCCGATTTTGCTACGCTCGTGGTTGCGTACCGTGGGCTACATTGCCCGATTTGCGCCAGCTATTTGGCGGAGCTTGATCGTATGACACCTGACTTCGTGGCCAGTGGGGTAACGACCCTCGCTGTCAGCATGGATGGCCAGGAAAAGGCGCAAGCGATGGCCGACAAGATCGAGGCGCAGCACCTGCGCATCGCCTACGATCTGCCTGTGGAAGCCGCCCGCAATTGGGGTCTCTACATCTCCCTATCAATCCGAGAGGCCGAACCCGCTGTATTTTCAGAACCGGGCATCTTCTTAGTCAAACCCGACCAAACCTTGTTTTATCTATCCGTTCAAACCATGCCTTTCGCCCGCCCACAGCCGAGCGATATTCTAGGCGCGGTCAATTTTGCGATCAAAGCCAACTACCCCGCACGTGGCGATTATGTCGCCGACCTGCAATATGACAACTAG
- a CDS encoding FAD-dependent monooxygenase encodes MRIPPLKIAVVGASLGGLSAANVLRQLGFDAQVYELFAKGFDKRGGALGSVDLGLLRRIRLGNPDSADRAIKGHGHFYGDLWDYLFQGLPPESVHFGADVQTIADARSDRPAIVIDGDATAFDVIIGADGGKSTLRPFVTQKQPVYSGYTVWRGLVPMQGIDGPPSGSRIVNGIRYETLGFPCVGPDGPLWNCGVYMAMPQTEVAEPTRNRQVGSAMRDIPQWFVPLTKALFGQRNAQFWADCVKHGKVTPHPIWEFAADPVVAGRIALLGDAAHLSSPRTGAGAYTAMLDAWALGRAFNDASSVPEALALDNRAAVPRAKTLNDRSRRAGRAFAPDPRHSVSPTEVLDYLTRSIKALDWAAAR; translated from the coding sequence ATGCGCATTCCTCCTCTCAAGATTGCTGTGGTCGGCGCATCCCTTGGTGGGCTCAGCGCGGCCAATGTCCTGCGCCAGCTTGGCTTTGACGCGCAGGTTTATGAATTGTTTGCCAAAGGGTTCGATAAACGTGGCGGCGCGCTTGGGTCGGTCGATCTTGGCCTGCTTCGCCGGATCAGGCTAGGCAACCCAGACAGTGCTGACCGCGCCATCAAAGGCCATGGTCATTTTTACGGCGACCTGTGGGATTACCTCTTTCAAGGGTTGCCACCTGAAAGCGTGCATTTTGGTGCCGACGTCCAAACGATTGCCGATGCACGCAGCGATCGGCCCGCGATCGTGATTGATGGTGATGCCACAGCCTTTGACGTGATCATTGGGGCAGATGGTGGAAAATCAACACTCCGACCCTTTGTTACACAGAAGCAACCTGTCTATTCGGGGTATACTGTTTGGCGAGGTCTCGTGCCGATGCAAGGCATCGATGGCCCGCCATCTGGCAGTCGAATTGTGAATGGCATTCGCTATGAAACACTTGGCTTCCCCTGCGTGGGTCCGGACGGCCCGTTGTGGAACTGTGGTGTCTACATGGCGATGCCTCAGACCGAGGTGGCGGAACCGACACGCAACCGACAGGTTGGGTCTGCCATGCGTGATATTCCCCAGTGGTTTGTGCCTTTGACCAAGGCCTTGTTTGGCCAACGAAATGCGCAGTTCTGGGCGGATTGTGTGAAACACGGCAAGGTTACGCCGCATCCGATCTGGGAGTTTGCCGCAGACCCTGTTGTCGCTGGCCGTATCGCCTTGTTGGGCGATGCCGCCCATCTGTCCAGCCCGCGCACGGGCGCAGGTGCGTATACGGCCATGCTTGATGCATGGGCCCTCGGGAGGGCTTTCAACGACGCCAGCTCCGTTCCGGAGGCGCTGGCCCTCGACAACCGCGCCGCGGTTCCACGTGCAAAGACGCTAAACGACCGCAGCCGTAGAGCCGGACGGGCGTTTGCACCAGACCCTCGACATTCCGTGTCTCCGACTGAGGTGCTTGATTATTTAACGCGATCAATTAAAGCGCTCGACTGGGCAGCAGCGCGCTGA
- a CDS encoding NAD(P)-dependent oxidoreductase, with translation MQTLQLQLDESQAAFRTQMPATPKLYIVFGATGNTGKRVVPLLLAAGHSVRAFVRSPGKLQISHERLQIVQGDVGDAEAVRAAIKGVQAVISLVGGPLGDKSFHGGVLPPFIKAVHAGMREHGVKRLLVQAGAASVVRGEKFNFLKHVLVRQIDGRTRGDHGCHIDNDEAISYLETSARDIEWMVTRPPLIVAKPSEGKRVVALDIMPWPPVVTFEDMAAYTVSLIDDDKAVKTSKYCGYALTSAIHPPSFAGYVASTVAIGLAYLIYRLI, from the coding sequence ATGCAAACACTTCAATTACAGCTCGATGAAAGCCAAGCGGCCTTCCGCACGCAAATGCCTGCAACTCCCAAGCTCTACATTGTTTTCGGCGCCACGGGCAATACCGGCAAGAGGGTCGTACCGCTTTTGCTCGCGGCGGGTCACTCGGTACGTGCCTTCGTACGATCACCGGGCAAGTTGCAGATCTCCCACGAAAGGTTGCAGATTGTCCAAGGTGATGTCGGTGACGCCGAAGCAGTGCGCGCTGCGATCAAAGGTGTGCAGGCGGTTATCAGCTTGGTTGGAGGGCCGCTGGGCGACAAGTCTTTCCACGGTGGCGTTCTTCCCCCATTCATCAAAGCAGTTCACGCTGGGATGCGTGAACATGGGGTAAAGAGACTGTTGGTGCAAGCTGGTGCAGCATCCGTTGTGAGAGGGGAGAAATTTAATTTCCTCAAGCATGTATTGGTCAGACAAATCGATGGCAGGACGAGAGGCGACCATGGTTGCCATATCGATAACGATGAAGCCATCAGCTATCTCGAAACTTCAGCCCGTGACATTGAATGGATGGTCACTAGGCCCCCACTCATCGTGGCCAAGCCGTCGGAAGGCAAGAGAGTCGTTGCGTTGGACATCATGCCTTGGCCGCCCGTGGTCACATTCGAAGACATGGCTGCTTACACCGTATCCTTGATCGATGATGACAAGGCGGTGAAGACCTCAAAGTACTGTGGCTATGCATTGACGTCAGCAATTCACCCCCCAAGTTTCGCTGGCTACGTTGCATCAACGGTAGCCATTGGGCTCGCATACTTGATATATCGCCTGATCTGA
- a CDS encoding MAPEG family protein — MSKLLEADASTDEGLKIIMAGFAKAAVTVVVPAILFVIVAQWLQLFQTGWVQSRTDNLFYVGQNLAFAGLVLTGHIFWVSISRATPNAEKWQEGHRPSIGTTLDMAQRIALNTLEQTVIFALAQLALASVLPPESIDATRALLVVWIAGRLMYVVGYRKHPFYRSYGFNATILPSLFALLYAAFRIVFG; from the coding sequence ATGAGTAAATTACTCGAAGCAGATGCCTCGACGGATGAGGGCCTTAAAATCATCATGGCCGGCTTCGCCAAAGCGGCGGTCACCGTAGTGGTTCCAGCCATCCTTTTTGTCATTGTGGCGCAGTGGCTGCAGCTTTTCCAAACGGGCTGGGTTCAATCTCGGACTGATAACCTGTTCTATGTCGGTCAAAATCTCGCCTTTGCAGGGTTGGTCCTGACAGGACATATCTTTTGGGTGTCGATCAGCCGCGCCACGCCCAATGCCGAAAAATGGCAGGAAGGCCATCGCCCCAGCATCGGCACGACACTTGATATGGCACAACGCATCGCACTGAACACCTTAGAGCAAACGGTGATCTTCGCGCTGGCGCAGCTGGCATTGGCGTCCGTTCTGCCTCCCGAAAGCATCGACGCAACCCGTGCCTTACTGGTTGTTTGGATCGCAGGGCGACTGATGTATGTGGTCGGCTACCGCAAGCATCCGTTCTACCGCTCTTACGGCTTCAACGCGACGATCCTACCGTCGCTGTTTGCTCTTCTGTATGCGGCGTTCCGCATCGTCTTCGGTTAA